A genomic region of Halomonas aestuarii contains the following coding sequences:
- a CDS encoding TetR/AcrR family transcriptional regulator, translating to MAKPEHPSEQEGGAIRRRNEQAILAAAERVFARHGYRGTSLQEIAEQAGLPKSNVLYYMGSKRKLYVRLLERMMERWNAMLDDISAEDDPAEVLSAFIRSKMQMSRLHPEGSRLFASEILGGAPFLQEYLRGELRDWVQSRAAVFREWADRGLMDPVDPVWLIFLIWSSTQHYADFEAQVLGITGRDALRDDDLEQITDFLTRVVIKGCGVRHPDHAAESLGRHAHP from the coding sequence ATGGCCAAGCCAGAACACCCAAGCGAGCAGGAAGGTGGCGCCATTCGACGGCGCAACGAGCAGGCGATCCTGGCGGCGGCGGAACGCGTCTTCGCTCGGCATGGCTATCGCGGGACCAGTCTCCAGGAAATCGCCGAGCAGGCTGGCCTGCCGAAGTCCAACGTCCTTTATTACATGGGCAGCAAGCGCAAGCTCTATGTCCGCCTGCTCGAGCGCATGATGGAACGCTGGAACGCGATGCTCGACGACATCTCCGCGGAGGACGACCCGGCCGAGGTGCTCTCCGCCTTCATCCGCTCCAAGATGCAGATGTCCCGCCTTCACCCCGAGGGGTCGCGGCTCTTCGCCAGCGAGATTCTCGGCGGGGCACCCTTCCTGCAGGAGTACCTGCGCGGTGAGCTGCGCGACTGGGTGCAGAGCCGTGCGGCGGTGTTCCGGGAGTGGGCCGACCGGGGCCTGATGGATCCGGTCGACCCGGTCTGGCTGATCTTCCTGATCTGGTCGTCCACCCAGCATTACGCCGACTTCGAGGCCCAGGTGCTGGGCATCACCGGGCGTGATGCCCTGCGCGACGACGACCTGGAGCAGATCACCGACTTCCTGACCCGGGTGGTCATCAAGGGGTGCGGGGTTCGCCATCCCGATCACGCCGCCGAATCTCTCGGGCGGCACGCCCACCCCTGA
- the hrpB gene encoding ATP-dependent helicase HrpB, protein MSELPIDARLPAIREALDTHVRALLVAEPGAGKTTRVPLALLDAPWCREGRLLLLEPRRVAARLAAGFMAETLGEPVGETVGYRMRGESRVGPSTRLEVVTQGVLTRMLQDDPMLEGVAGVIFDEFHERSLEADLGLALTLDAQQGLRDDLRLLVMSATLDVEALLGVLGEATPVIDCPGRHFPVETRHRPLRPREDAVRQQAAAVLEALDEDATGDALVILPGVAEIRRLARELAGRAPGLAVMELHGRLPLDAQRRALRPDPEGRRRVVLATAIAESSVTVDGVRLVIDAGQERVPVFQPRTGLTRLETRRVNRASADQRRGRAGRQGPGRCVRLWAEEQPLVPHGEPEIRQADLAPLAFELARWGISDPGELSWVTPPPAGALAAGRELLIRLGVLDAAFHLTALGRACVRWPTHPRLAVMLERSAELEARPLACALVAALEGRDLDQERDLERALAARLAAPREHRQWHQEVRRLARVAGGGLDKGGLDVRSLAPLGELLALAYPERIGQRLEPGRFRLAGRTLATLPESHPLAHASLLVAAELDGEASGARIFRAVALAPSRLEALYPEAREWRASLEWSDAQGRMIGEQVRGLGAVVLERRPLRQLPPEAVREALLAALRRRERLPFDDEAEQLRGRVALLRRELGETWPDWSTSALLEDLEQWLSPYLDGVSRLEAVEKLPLARILLDSLDWPLRARLDELAPTRLAVPSGAHPRLDYTPCLSGKLPVLAVKLQECFGWQASPRVAEGRVPVLLHLLSPARRPLQVTADLESFWANGYPEVRREMRGRYPKHPWPEDPLSAEATARTKRRG, encoded by the coding sequence ATGAGCGAGCTCCCCATCGACGCCCGCCTGCCGGCGATCCGCGAGGCCCTGGACACCCATGTCCGGGCCTTGCTGGTGGCCGAGCCCGGGGCCGGCAAGACCACCCGAGTGCCCCTGGCGCTGCTCGACGCGCCCTGGTGTCGCGAAGGCCGGCTGCTGCTGCTGGAGCCCCGGCGGGTGGCGGCGCGGCTGGCGGCCGGCTTCATGGCCGAGACCCTCGGCGAGCCGGTGGGCGAGACGGTGGGCTACCGGATGCGCGGCGAGAGCCGGGTGGGGCCCTCGACCCGTCTCGAGGTGGTCACCCAGGGCGTGCTGACCCGCATGCTCCAGGACGACCCGATGCTCGAGGGCGTGGCCGGGGTGATCTTCGACGAGTTCCACGAGCGCAGCCTGGAGGCCGACCTCGGCCTGGCCCTGACCCTCGATGCCCAGCAGGGCCTGCGCGACGACCTGCGCCTGCTGGTGATGTCGGCCACCCTGGACGTCGAGGCCCTGCTGGGGGTGCTGGGCGAGGCCACGCCGGTGATCGACTGCCCCGGGCGCCACTTTCCCGTCGAGACCCGTCACCGCCCGCTGCGGCCCCGCGAGGACGCTGTCCGCCAGCAGGCCGCGGCGGTGCTCGAGGCGCTGGACGAGGACGCGACGGGCGACGCCCTGGTCATCCTGCCCGGGGTGGCCGAGATACGCCGCCTGGCCCGCGAACTGGCGGGTCGGGCCCCCGGGCTCGCCGTCATGGAGCTGCACGGCCGCCTGCCGCTGGACGCCCAGCGGCGCGCCCTGCGACCGGACCCCGAGGGTAGGCGTCGGGTGGTGCTGGCCACGGCCATCGCTGAGTCGAGCGTGACCGTGGACGGCGTACGACTGGTGATCGACGCGGGGCAGGAGCGGGTGCCGGTCTTCCAGCCCCGCACCGGGCTGACCCGTCTGGAGACCCGGCGCGTCAACCGGGCCAGCGCCGACCAGCGACGCGGCCGTGCCGGCCGCCAGGGGCCGGGACGCTGCGTCCGCCTGTGGGCCGAGGAACAGCCGCTGGTGCCCCACGGCGAGCCGGAGATCCGCCAGGCGGACCTGGCGCCGCTCGCCTTCGAGCTGGCCCGCTGGGGGATCAGCGACCCGGGTGAGCTGTCCTGGGTGACGCCGCCGCCCGCCGGGGCCCTGGCGGCCGGGCGGGAACTACTGATCCGGCTCGGCGTGCTGGATGCGGCCTTCCATCTCACCGCCTTGGGCCGCGCCTGCGTGCGCTGGCCGACCCATCCCCGCCTCGCCGTGATGCTGGAGCGGTCCGCCGAGCTCGAGGCCCGGCCGCTGGCCTGCGCGCTGGTGGCCGCCCTTGAGGGACGCGACCTCGATCAGGAGCGGGACCTGGAGCGGGCCCTGGCCGCGCGGCTGGCCGCCCCGCGGGAGCATCGCCAGTGGCATCAGGAGGTACGGCGCCTGGCCCGGGTCGCCGGTGGCGGCCTGGACAAGGGGGGGCTGGACGTGAGGAGCCTGGCCCCGCTGGGCGAGCTGCTGGCCCTGGCCTACCCGGAGCGCATCGGGCAGCGCCTCGAGCCCGGCCGCTTCCGCCTGGCGGGCAGGACCCTCGCCACGCTGCCCGAGTCCCATCCCCTGGCCCATGCCTCCCTGCTGGTGGCCGCCGAGCTCGACGGCGAGGCGAGCGGTGCCCGCATCTTCCGCGCCGTGGCGCTCGCCCCGTCGCGCCTGGAGGCGCTCTACCCGGAGGCCCGTGAGTGGCGCGCCAGCCTCGAGTGGTCCGACGCCCAGGGCCGTATGATCGGCGAGCAGGTGAGGGGGCTCGGCGCCGTGGTGCTCGAGCGCCGGCCGCTTCGCCAACTGCCGCCGGAGGCGGTGCGCGAGGCGCTGCTGGCGGCCCTGCGACGGCGAGAACGGCTGCCCTTCGACGACGAGGCCGAGCAGCTGCGCGGTCGGGTGGCGCTGCTGCGCCGCGAGTTGGGCGAGACGTGGCCGGACTGGTCGACGTCGGCCCTGCTCGAGGACCTGGAGCAGTGGCTTTCGCCCTACCTCGACGGCGTCAGCCGCCTCGAGGCGGTGGAGAAGCTGCCGCTGGCGCGCATCCTGCTGGACTCGCTGGACTGGCCGCTTCGCGCGCGCCTCGACGAGCTGGCACCGACGCGCCTGGCGGTCCCCAGCGGCGCGCACCCTCGGCTGGACTATACGCCGTGCCTGTCGGGCAAGCTGCCGGTGCTGGCGGTCAAGCTGCAGGAGTGTTTCGGCTGGCAGGCGTCGCCGCGCGTGGCCGAGGGGCGGGTGCCGGTGCTGCTGCACCTGCTCTCGCCGGCGCGGCGCCCGCTGCAGGTCACCGCCGACCTCGAGAGCTTCTGGGCCAACGGCTACCCGGAGGTGCGCCGCGAGATGCGCGGCCGCTATCCCAAGCACCCCTGGCCGGAGG
- the xdhA gene encoding xanthine dehydrogenase small subunit codes for MIDFYLNGRRQRCTDVSADTSALELLRETLGQTGTKEGCASGDCGACTVAIGEPDAAGELVYHNANACITPAHQLEGCHLVTVEGLARGERLHPAQAAMVDCHGSQCGFCTPGIVMSLFTLYEHQRRHPAPLTQARLEDALGGNLCRCTGYRPIRDAALGMGDYPAADPEWAEDATLAGHVAELRSADDAPEAAGHYRVPRDLAELRALKANHPGARLVAGATDLWLETTQQLKALDDLIDVRRVAELNAVEETSEGWWIGAAVTLARLTPLLAEPYPAFEHLMHRFASSQIRNRATLGGNIANASPIGDTPPVLLALDARLRLDGPRGERELPLADVFLDYRHTALAEDEFIAAIFLPRPIHGQHLKVWKLSKRREDDISAVLAAFAWRLEDGVMRDVHLAFGGMAAIPRRAPAAEAALEGRAPDVEAFAAARAALAKELTPMSDVRGSAEYRRLAAGNLLDRLRLMIATERGPAEGGPADHHDPATKVTLDAYAH; via the coding sequence ATGATCGACTTCTACCTCAACGGCAGGCGTCAGCGATGCACCGATGTGAGCGCCGACACCAGTGCCCTCGAGCTGCTGCGCGAGACGCTGGGCCAGACCGGCACCAAGGAAGGCTGTGCCTCCGGCGACTGCGGGGCCTGCACCGTGGCCATCGGCGAGCCGGATGCCGCCGGTGAGCTCGTCTATCACAACGCCAACGCCTGCATCACGCCCGCCCACCAGCTCGAGGGCTGCCATCTGGTGACCGTCGAGGGCCTGGCCCGGGGCGAGCGACTGCATCCCGCCCAGGCGGCCATGGTCGACTGCCACGGCAGCCAGTGCGGCTTCTGCACGCCGGGCATCGTGATGTCGCTGTTCACCCTCTACGAGCACCAGCGCCGCCACCCCGCCCCTCTGACCCAGGCGCGCCTGGAGGACGCCCTGGGCGGCAACCTGTGCCGCTGCACGGGCTACCGGCCAATCCGTGACGCCGCGCTCGGCATGGGCGACTATCCGGCGGCCGACCCCGAGTGGGCCGAGGATGCCACGCTCGCCGGCCACGTCGCCGAACTGCGCAGCGCCGACGACGCGCCGGAGGCAGCGGGTCACTACCGCGTACCCCGGGACCTGGCCGAGCTGCGCGCCCTGAAGGCCAATCATCCCGGCGCCCGACTGGTGGCCGGCGCCACCGATCTGTGGCTCGAGACCACCCAGCAGCTCAAGGCGCTCGATGATCTCATCGACGTGCGCCGGGTCGCCGAGCTGAACGCCGTCGAGGAGACCTCCGAGGGCTGGTGGATCGGCGCCGCCGTGACGCTCGCCCGGCTGACCCCGCTGCTGGCCGAGCCCTACCCGGCCTTCGAGCACCTGATGCACCGCTTCGCCTCCTCGCAGATCCGCAACCGCGCAACCCTGGGCGGCAACATCGCCAACGCCTCGCCGATCGGCGACACCCCACCGGTGCTGCTGGCCCTCGACGCCCGGCTGCGCCTGGACGGCCCGCGGGGTGAGCGGGAACTGCCCCTGGCGGACGTCTTCCTCGACTACCGACACACGGCGCTGGCCGAGGACGAGTTCATCGCCGCGATCTTCCTGCCCAGGCCCATCCATGGTCAGCACCTCAAGGTATGGAAGCTCTCCAAGCGGCGGGAAGACGACATCTCGGCGGTGCTGGCTGCCTTCGCCTGGCGCCTCGAGGACGGCGTGATGCGCGACGTCCACCTGGCCTTCGGCGGCATGGCGGCGATCCCCCGCCGGGCACCGGCCGCCGAGGCCGCCCTGGAGGGGCGCGCCCCCGACGTCGAGGCCTTCGCCGCCGCCCGAGCGGCCCTGGCCAAGGAACTGACCCCGATGTCTGATGTGCGCGGCAGCGCCGAGTACCGGCGCCTTGCCGCCGGCAACCTGCTGGATCGGCTGCGCCTGATGATCGCCACCGAACGCGGCCCGGCCGAGGGCGGCCCGGCTGACCACCACGATCCTGCGACCAAGGTGACCCTCGATGCGTACGCTCACTGA